In Dermacentor variabilis isolate Ectoservices chromosome 7, ASM5094787v1, whole genome shotgun sequence, a genomic segment contains:
- the LOC142588571 gene encoding uncharacterized protein LOC142588571: MASTPVEQRPRICQWNVRSMRRRHPELADGALSDGCDVLALQETHVRPGELNLPGFQRRNASWSSLCSSLERASVRSSPWRILGAILRPRVPRCPALSIAVARGITNGQLAELLAETFCPPPTIRAPAPYVLQPQPHPRRELLAPERYFPTAGILEDIRALCDAHFTIGELRTVLTSRKRRSAPGSDGVTYQMLRNLDGDQLLLLLDAYNNVWRTGCIPDEWNEAVVVPLLKAGKAASNPASYRPVSLTSAAGKVLEAMALRRLEWITAALDTFAAEQSGFRRLRATVDCLADVITTLETAKRRGEAGYLVLLDVESAFDRLPHTTIMDALDALGVCGRMRSYVAAFLGGRTMRVRVRGAFSRPRAVGTGVPQGSVLSPFLFNLALARIPDYIPQFPTHEVRIAMYADDIALFASGPTSVGYAVRACVQCALDGVDAYISGIGLTLSAAKTKALIVHPKYEGQYNTPRFTLKGVLLPWEKRVRYFGLVIDRRLNWCDAVAAMRKGVAQVAGAARSLLARGQGCSPTLALRLYNSVASARILYALPLADLQPTQWTVMDADHRAVVRQFLCLPRSSQCGATLAEAGETPISLRAEGRALNDVERLHRSRHGQQLIDRLHSLPSSGMGRRVAEFSNLVRGGATSAWLAPPPHRERRLLIRTTIPGVRGKRNTPICALQQETAAAINEQLAGRVLVFTDGSVLRDGGAAAACVSPSIPAQSQCRVLSAVSSTHAELAAVDLAAELIYRRRIPAAAILTDSRAALHMLARADQGPPLIQRLLRKMHGVCEQGCDLILQWVPAHIGIHRNEEADRLGRAAHTASVPRSLVVTPFDVARHTVAGMLRARHPDARVASGNPPKLLPRTGLHRRDRALLLRLRIGCYRTAARTHRLQGTGSPFCLKCADVEDLEHVLLRCPEYLVQRDTLTSAYRRLGLPCDSTDALLFPAAHSSVTGRAFAALLDLLDGAELYERL; the protein is encoded by the exons ATGGCTAGCACACCAGTGGAGCAACGGCCGCGCATCTGTCAATGGAACGTTCGTTCGATGCGCCGCCGTCATCCAGAGCTGGCGGATGGGGCTCTGTCGGACGGATGCGACGTGCTTGCTTTGCAAGAAACCCACGTTCGCCCGGGAGAGCTCAACCTGCCAGGCTTC CAGCGCCGCAACGCCAGCTGGTCCAGCCTCTGCTCGTCGCTGGAACGGGCGAGTGTGCGATCAAGCCCGTGGCGAATCCTGGGAGCGATCCTGCGGCCCCGCGTGCCGCGCTGCCCCGCCCTCTCCATCGCCGTGGCGCGTGGCATCACCAACGGGCAGCTGGCCGAGCTGCTCGCAGAGACTTTCTGCCCGCCTCCCACCATCCGTGCACCAGCGCCGTACGTGCTGCAGCCGCAACCGCATCCAAGGCGAGAGCTGCTTGCCCCGGAGCGCTACTTCCCAACGGCCGGGATCCTCGAGGACATCAGGGCGCTGTGCGATGCTCACTTCACTATCGGTGAGCTTCGCACAGTGCTCACATCGAGGAAACGCCGGTCAGCACCAGGTTCCGATGGCGTCACATATCAGATGCTTAGGAACCTGGATGGTGACcagctcctgctgctgctcgACGCCTACAACAACGTCTGGCGAACTGGCTGCATCCCGGACGAGTGGAACGAGGCGGTGGTCGTCCCGCTGCTCAAGGCTGGCAAGGCAGCCAGCAACCCTGCTTCGTACCGGCCCGTTTcgctcacctccgccgctggcaAGGTGCTCGAGGCCATGGCGCTGCGGCGGCTCGAGTGGATTACGGCGGCACTCGACACCTTTGCGGCGGAACAGAGCGGCTTCCGGCGACTCCGGGCCACTGTGGACTGCCTGGCCGATGTGATCACCACGCTGGAGACAGCGAAACGCCGGGGCGAGGCGGGCTACCTCGTCCTCCTCGACGTCGAGAGCGCCTTCGACCGTCTGCCGCACACTACCATCATGGACGCACTCGATGCGCTCGGAGTGTGCGGTCGAATGCGGAGCTACGTAGCGGCGTTCCTCGGCGGCCGGACGATGCGGGTGCGCGTGAGGGGAGCGTTCAGTCGGCCGCGTGCGGTTGGGACAGGAGTGCCACAGGGCAGTGTGCTTAGCCCATTCCTGTTCAACCTCGCGCTGGCTCGCATCCCCGACTACATTCCCCAGTTCCCGACGCACGAGGTTCGCATcgcgatgtacgcggacgacatcgcgtTGTTCGCGAGCGGCCCCACCAGTGTCGGCTATGCGGTGCGTGCTTGTGTACAGTGCGCGCTGGATGGGGTCGACGCCTACATCAGCGGGATCGGCCTCACCCTCTCGGCAGCCAAGACCAAGGCGCTCATCGTACACCCAAAGTACGAGGGGCAGTACAACACGCCGCGCTTCACCCTCAAGGGAGTACTGCTTCCGTGGGAGAAGCGTGTTCGCTACTTTGGTCTTGTGATAGACCGGCGGCTCAATTGGTGTGATGCAGTGGCTGCTATGCGGAAAGGTGTCGCGCAGGTGGcgggcgccgcacgctccctgcttgCTCGTGGCCAAGGATGCTCGCCGACCCTCGCGCTGCGCCTGTACAACTCCGTGGCCTCGGCGCGGATCCTGTACGCGTTGCCCCTGGCGGACCTGCAGCCGACGCAATGGACGGTGATGGACGCGGATCACCGAGCCGTCGTACGCCAGTTCCTGTGCCTCCCGCGGTCTTCGCAGTGCGGCGCTACTCTCGCCGAGGCGGGGGAGACGCCCATCTCTCTCCGTGCCGAGGGGCGGGCCCTCAACGACGTGGAGCGCTTGCATCGCTCTCGGCACGGCCAGCAGCTGATCGACCGGCTGCACTCTCTCCCGAGCTCCGGCATGGGCCGCCGCGTGGCCGAGTTCTCCAACCTGGTACGGGGCGGCGCCACAAGCGCATGGCTCGCTCCGCCCCCGCATCGAGAGCGTCGTCTGCTCATTCGCACGACCATCCCTGGCGTTCGAGGCAAGCGCAACACACCGATTTGCGCCTTGCAACAGGAGACGGCTGCAGCCATCAATGAGCAGCTGGCCGGCCGGGTGCTCGTGTTTACCGACGGCTCGGTCTTGCGGGACGGCGGGGCTGCTGCCGCGTGCGTCTCTCCTTCAATCCCGGCGCAGAGTCAGTGCCGCGTGTTGAGCGCGGTCTCATCGACACACGCGGAGCTGGCGGCCGTCGACTTGGCGGCCGAGCTGATCTACCGACGGCGCATCCCTGCGGCGGCCATCCTGACAGACTCCCGCGCGGCGCTGCACATGCTGGCCAGGGCCGACCAGGGACCCCCGCTGATTCAGCGCCTCCTACGCAAGATGCACGGCGTTTGCGAGCAGGGATGCGACCTCATTCTGCAGTGGGTGCCTGCCCACATCGGCATACACAGGAACGAGGAAGCGGACCGGCTCGGGAGGGCCGCCCACACGGCGTCGGTGCCTCGATCGCTCGTCGTGACTCCCTTCGATGTCGCCCGTCACACTGTGGCGGGCATGTTGCGAGCGAGACACCCGGACGCCCGCGTCGCCAGTGGCAACCCGCCGAAGCTGCTGCCACGCACGGGACTTCACAGACGAGACCGGGCGCTGCTGCTTCGACTCCGCATCGGCTGCTACCGCACCGCAGCAAGGACGCACCGCTTGCAAGGTACGGGGAGCCCCTTCTGCCTCAAGTGCGCCGATGTGGAGGACTTAGAGCACGTGCTTTTACGGTGCCCAGAGTACTTGGTGCAGCGTGACACGCTCACGAGCGCCTACCGCCGCCTTGGCCTGCCGTGCGACAGTACCGATGCGCTTCTGTTCCCGGCGGCGCATTCATCAGTGACCGGGCGTGCCTTCGCGGCGCTGCTCGATTTGTTGGACGGCGCCGAACTGTACGAGCGGCTGTAG